In Ectothiorhodospira sp. BSL-9, a single window of DNA contains:
- the lptE gene encoding LPS assembly lipoprotein LptE: MAHRAPRATLPAGGGRSLAWLGVVLVCLTLVACGFQLRGAGELPPEMARTAISGISEQDALARDLAQSLRANGVQVVDRDEADALLRITRMDTGRRTLSVGGDARVSEYEVYLTIGFQVEGLGSEFEIPTQTLTLTRDYLFDPAGVLGRSEQERVLRESMRRDAVQLILLRLQSAAR; encoded by the coding sequence ATGGCTCACCGGGCCCCGCGAGCAACCCTGCCTGCGGGCGGCGGTCGCAGTCTGGCCTGGTTGGGGGTGGTGCTGGTGTGTCTCACCCTGGTCGCCTGCGGATTTCAGTTGCGTGGGGCGGGAGAACTGCCGCCGGAGATGGCCCGGACGGCCATCTCCGGCATCAGTGAGCAAGATGCACTGGCGCGGGATCTGGCCCAGTCCCTGCGGGCCAACGGCGTCCAGGTGGTGGATCGGGACGAGGCCGACGCCCTGTTGCGCATCACCCGGATGGATACGGGGCGCCGCACGCTGTCTGTGGGTGGAGATGCACGGGTGAGTGAATACGAGGTCTATCTCACCATTGGCTTTCAGGTGGAGGGCCTGGGGTCGGAGTTCGAGATCCCCACCCAGACCCTGACCCTCACGCGGGATTATCTCTTTGATCCCGCCGGGGTGCTGGGGCGCTCGGAACAGGAGCGGGTGCTGCGCGAATCCATGCGCCGGGACGCGGTGCAACTCATCCTGCTGCGCCTGCAAAGCGCCGCCCGCTGA
- the holA gene encoding DNA polymerase III subunit delta encodes MQLRPEQLESHLEKALAPIYLLSGDEPLQLMEAADAVRAAARAQGVEDREVFNVDKGFDWEQLSAAAESLSLFARRRLLELRMPSGKPGVPGSKVLQAYARRPAEDTVLLIEAGRLDASDRKTAWCKALESAGVLVQVWPLDLAGTQGWMQRRMRRQGLQPTADALRLLAERVEGNLLAAAQEIDKLVLLSGPGPVDADAVLSAVADSARFGVFDLVDAALAGETARAVRVLQGLRDEGIEAVLVLWALAREIRSLHRMAEQVEAGKPVQQILTGVRPQRRQPIVRQALRRHGDVGLGRLLASCARVDRAIKGRHPGNPWDELLDLTLNLAGTRVVPDHSPLTGTP; translated from the coding sequence GTGCAGCTTCGTCCCGAGCAACTGGAGTCTCACCTGGAAAAGGCCCTGGCGCCCATCTATCTGCTCTCCGGTGACGAGCCATTGCAGTTGATGGAGGCGGCCGATGCCGTGCGCGCCGCCGCCCGGGCCCAGGGCGTGGAGGATCGTGAGGTCTTCAACGTGGACAAGGGGTTTGACTGGGAACAACTCTCCGCCGCCGCCGAGAGTCTGTCCCTGTTCGCCCGCCGTCGCCTGCTTGAGTTGCGCATGCCCTCGGGCAAACCCGGCGTCCCGGGCAGCAAGGTGCTGCAGGCCTACGCCCGGCGACCGGCAGAGGACACGGTACTGCTGATCGAGGCCGGGCGACTGGACGCCAGTGACCGCAAGACCGCCTGGTGCAAGGCCCTGGAATCGGCGGGTGTGCTGGTGCAGGTGTGGCCGCTGGATCTGGCCGGCACCCAGGGCTGGATGCAGCGGCGGATGCGCCGGCAGGGTCTGCAGCCCACCGCCGACGCGCTGCGTCTGCTGGCGGAACGGGTGGAGGGCAACCTGCTGGCCGCCGCCCAGGAGATCGACAAGCTGGTATTGCTGAGCGGCCCGGGGCCGGTGGATGCGGATGCGGTATTGAGCGCCGTGGCCGACAGTGCCCGCTTCGGCGTTTTCGACCTGGTGGATGCGGCCCTGGCAGGCGAAACCGCCCGGGCCGTGCGCGTGCTCCAGGGCCTGAGGGATGAAGGCATCGAGGCGGTGCTGGTGCTCTGGGCCCTGGCCCGGGAAATTCGCAGCCTGCATCGCATGGCCGAGCAGGTGGAGGCCGGCAAACCGGTCCAGCAGATCCTGACCGGCGTGCGCCCCCAGCGTCGTCAGCCCATCGTGCGTCAGGCGTTGCGGCGTCATGGTGACGTGGGGCTTGGGCGCCTGCTGGCCAGCTGCGCCCGGGTGGACCGGGCCATCAAGGGCCGTCATCCGGGCAACCCCTGGGATGAGTTGTTAGACTTGACCCTGAATCTGGCGGGGACCCGCGTGGTCCCGGACCATTCCCCACTGACAGGAACACCGTAG
- a CDS encoding glutamate-5-semialdehyde dehydrogenase, with amino-acid sequence MSDTANDDIHKMMQEMGHQARAASRELARAESGAKNAALTAMAELIEQRADQLMTENRKDLEAGERNGLDAAMLDRLAFTPERLGVMAEGLRQIAALPDPVGAISDLNYRPSGIQVGRMRVPLGVIGIIFESRPNVTVDAAGLCLKSGNAAILRGGSEAIHSNQALAGCIRDGLAAAGLPANAVQVIATTDRAAVGALLRLKDHVDVIVPRGGKGLIARVSEESLIPVIKHLDGICHVYIDDHAQLDKATRVTVNAKTQRYGTCNTLETLLVAEGIAPRALKALRPLFDEKGVELRGCPRTRAFLPDIAQATDADWDTEYLAPVLSIRVVAGLDEAIEHINTHGSQHTDSIITEDYTRARRFLREVDSSSVMVNTSTRFADGFEYGLGAEIGISTDKLHARGPVGLEGLTTLKFIVLGDGHVRG; translated from the coding sequence GTGTCCGATACAGCAAACGATGACATCCACAAGATGATGCAGGAGATGGGTCATCAGGCCCGTGCTGCCTCCCGGGAACTGGCGCGGGCCGAGTCAGGTGCCAAGAACGCCGCGCTCACGGCCATGGCGGAGTTGATCGAGCAGCGTGCCGATCAACTCATGACCGAGAACCGCAAGGATCTGGAGGCTGGCGAGCGCAATGGCCTGGATGCCGCCATGCTGGACCGCCTGGCCTTCACCCCGGAGCGCCTGGGTGTCATGGCCGAAGGCCTGCGCCAGATCGCCGCACTGCCGGATCCGGTGGGGGCCATCAGCGACCTGAACTATCGCCCCAGCGGGATTCAGGTGGGGCGCATGCGGGTGCCCCTGGGGGTGATCGGCATCATCTTCGAGTCCCGGCCCAACGTCACCGTGGACGCCGCCGGCCTGTGTCTCAAATCCGGTAACGCGGCCATCCTGCGGGGCGGCTCCGAGGCCATTCATTCCAACCAGGCCCTGGCTGGCTGCATCCGTGATGGCCTGGCCGCCGCTGGCCTGCCGGCGAACGCGGTGCAGGTGATTGCCACCACCGACCGGGCGGCCGTGGGGGCCCTGCTGCGCCTGAAGGATCACGTGGATGTGATCGTGCCCCGGGGCGGCAAGGGCCTGATCGCCCGGGTGAGCGAGGAATCCCTGATCCCGGTGATCAAGCACCTGGACGGCATCTGTCATGTATACATCGATGACCACGCCCAGCTGGACAAGGCCACGCGGGTCACCGTGAACGCCAAGACCCAGCGCTACGGTACCTGCAACACCCTGGAAACCCTGCTGGTGGCCGAGGGCATTGCCCCCCGCGCCCTCAAGGCCCTCAGGCCCCTGTTCGATGAAAAGGGCGTGGAACTGCGCGGATGCCCACGTACCCGCGCCTTCCTGCCGGATATCGCCCAGGCCACGGATGCGGACTGGGATACCGAATACCTGGCCCCGGTGCTGTCCATCCGGGTGGTGGCGGGCCTGGATGAGGCCATCGAACACATCAACACCCATGGCTCCCAGCACACCGACAGCATCATCACCGAGGACTACACCCGGGCCCGACGCTTCCTGCGCGAGGTGGACTCCAGTTCCGTGATGGTCAATACCTCCACCCGCTTCGCCGACGGTTTTGAATACGGCCTGGGCGCGGAGATCGGCATCAGTACCGACAAATTGCATGCCCGCGGGCCGGTGGGTCTGGAGGGGCTCACCACCCTCAAGTTCATCGTCCTGGGGGATGGCCATGTACGCGGCTGA
- the nadD gene encoding nicotinate-nucleotide adenylyltransferase: MIGILGGTFDPIHFGHLRPALEVQEHLGMDEVRFIPCGLPPHRRQPAVSVAHRAAMVELAVQGQPGFVMDPRELQREGPSYSVDTLESLRAELGQEVPLCLMLGMDAFAGLSSWHRWREITRLAHVVVSHRPGSPASHDLGDWMEDHCTQDPRDLRRTPAGRVFFLPVTQLDISATAIRRLIARGFSPLYLTPRVVVDYIADHGLYGPAATR; encoded by the coding sequence ATGATCGGCATCCTGGGCGGCACCTTCGACCCCATCCACTTCGGCCACCTGCGTCCGGCCCTGGAAGTGCAGGAACACCTGGGCATGGATGAGGTGCGCTTCATCCCCTGTGGTCTGCCGCCGCACCGGCGCCAGCCGGCGGTATCGGTGGCGCATCGCGCGGCCATGGTGGAGCTTGCCGTGCAGGGGCAGCCAGGGTTTGTCATGGACCCCAGGGAGTTGCAGCGCGAAGGCCCCTCCTACAGCGTGGACACCCTGGAGAGCCTGCGGGCGGAGCTGGGTCAGGAGGTGCCCTTGTGCCTGATGCTGGGCATGGACGCCTTTGCCGGGTTGTCGTCCTGGCACCGCTGGCGGGAGATCACCCGACTCGCCCATGTGGTGGTTTCCCACCGCCCTGGAAGCCCCGCGTCCCATGACCTGGGTGACTGGATGGAAGATCATTGCACCCAGGATCCCCGGGACCTGCGCCGAACACCGGCAGGAAGGGTGTTCTTTCTGCCGGTCACCCAGCTGGATATTTCCGCCACCGCCATTCGTCGCCTGATTGCCCGGGGGTTCAGCCCCCTGTACCTGACCCCCAGGGTGGTGGTGGATTACATCGCCGACCATGGCCTTTACGGCCCCGCGGCCACCCGTTAA
- the rsfS gene encoding ribosome silencing factor, with translation MQTETLTQIVTDALEDMKAQDLKVIDVRGKTSITDIMVIATGTSNRHVKSLAENVLLKTKEAGVMPLGSEGEQDAEWVLVDLNDVVVHVMLPQVRDFYNLEKLWLTDEQAQPEPDEDSPEAAVRRLRR, from the coding sequence ATGCAGACAGAAACACTCACGCAGATCGTTACCGATGCCCTGGAAGACATGAAGGCCCAGGACCTCAAGGTGATCGACGTGCGCGGCAAGACCTCCATCACCGATATCATGGTCATTGCCACCGGCACTTCCAACCGCCACGTGAAGTCCCTGGCCGAGAATGTCCTGCTCAAGACCAAGGAGGCCGGTGTCATGCCCCTGGGCTCGGAGGGCGAACAGGATGCGGAGTGGGTGCTGGTGGACCTGAACGATGTGGTGGTGCACGTGATGCTTCCCCAGGTGCGCGATTTCTACAATCTGGAAAAACTCTGGCTCACCGACGAGCAGGCCCAGCCCGAGCCCGACGAGGACTCCCCCGAGGCCGCCGTGCGTCGCCTGCGCCGTTAG
- the rlmH gene encoding 23S rRNA (pseudouridine(1915)-N(3))-methyltransferase RlmH produces MRIHLLAIGNRMPGWVNEAYRTYAQRLPAECRLELREIAAPRRGRNMPVERLREQEGEALLAAVPRDAWVVALDEHGRGLDTATLSGKLDDWMQSGRDVCLLVGGPDGLAPACRARADLTWSLSPLTFPHPLVRVILAEQLYRAWSLLRGHPYHRE; encoded by the coding sequence GTGCGTATCCATCTGCTGGCCATCGGCAACCGCATGCCCGGGTGGGTGAACGAGGCCTACCGGACCTATGCCCAGCGCCTGCCCGCCGAATGCCGTCTGGAACTGCGCGAGATCGCCGCGCCGCGCCGGGGGCGCAACATGCCGGTGGAGCGTCTGCGTGAACAGGAGGGCGAGGCCCTGCTGGCCGCCGTGCCCCGGGATGCCTGGGTGGTGGCCCTGGATGAACACGGCCGTGGCCTGGATACGGCTACCCTGTCGGGCAAGCTGGACGACTGGATGCAGTCGGGTCGGGATGTGTGCCTGCTGGTGGGTGGCCCCGATGGTCTTGCGCCAGCCTGCCGGGCGCGGGCCGATCTCACCTGGTCCCTGTCGCCATTGACCTTTCCGCACCCCTTGGTCAGGGTGATCCTGGCCGAACAGCTGTACCGGGCCTGGTCTCTGCTGCGCGGGCACCCCTATCACCGCGAATAG
- a CDS encoding nucleoside triphosphate pyrophosphatase — protein MLILASASPRRRELLDQIGVCHEVRPVDVDETPHPGEAPDEFARRMARAKALAGARHAAGQPVLGADTVVSIDGDILGKPRDREHALAMLGRLSGRDHTVYSAVALVQGERIREALSATRVRFKALSLPEREDYWASGEPVDKAGAYGIQGRAALFVEHIQGSYSGVVGLPLFETGALLAGD, from the coding sequence ATGCTGATCCTTGCCTCCGCCTCGCCCCGTCGCCGTGAACTGCTGGATCAGATCGGGGTCTGCCATGAGGTGCGCCCCGTGGATGTGGACGAAACCCCTCACCCGGGGGAGGCGCCCGATGAATTCGCCCGGCGCATGGCCCGGGCCAAGGCCCTGGCCGGTGCCCGCCACGCCGCCGGCCAACCAGTGCTGGGGGCCGACACGGTGGTCAGTATTGATGGTGACATCCTGGGCAAGCCCAGGGATCGGGAGCATGCCCTGGCCATGCTGGGCCGACTTTCCGGGCGGGATCACACGGTTTACTCCGCCGTGGCTCTGGTTCAGGGGGAACGGATTCGGGAGGCCCTCAGTGCCACCCGCGTGCGCTTCAAGGCCCTGTCGTTGCCTGAGCGGGAGGACTACTGGGCCAGTGGCGAGCCGGTGGACAAGGCGGGTGCCTACGGCATCCAGGGCCGGGCCGCCCTGTTCGTGGAACATATCCAGGGCAGCTACAGCGGCGTGGTGGGCCTGCCGCTGTTCGAGACCGGGGCCTTGCTGGCCGGGGACTGA
- the rng gene encoding ribonuclease G has product MMGTEILMNVTPQETRVALVENGVLMELNMERARRRGLVGNIYKGRVSRVLPGMDAAFVDIGLERAAFLHASDVAPVEREELPREETERNEPIQRLLREGQDILVQVIKDPLGSKGARLTTYITVPSRYLVLMPGNTTIGISTRIEADTERARLKTTLEALQAEVQTSYGFIVRTAAEAAPVEALKNDVIFLEKLWQTIQQSARAAKAGSEVYADLPLTLRILRDMVGVDLEKIRIDSRETVQRVSEFAREYVPELVDRIEHYPGERPIFDLYNVEEEIQKALERKVELKSGGYLIFDQTEAMTTIDINTGAFVGHRNLEETIFKTNLEAAQAIARQLRLRNLGGIIIVDFIDMTQDEHKRQVLRSLEKAMEKDYAKSQICDVSPLGLVEMTRKRTRESLEHQLCEPCPTCSGRGYVKSAETVCYEMFREILREARQFDARELLVLASQAVVDLLLDEESASVAQLQEFIGIPIRFQVESLYTQEQFDVVLL; this is encoded by the coding sequence ATGATGGGTACGGAAATTCTCATGAATGTCACCCCCCAGGAGACCCGCGTGGCCCTGGTGGAAAACGGCGTGCTGATGGAGCTGAACATGGAGCGCGCCCGACGGCGCGGCCTGGTGGGCAACATCTACAAGGGTCGGGTGAGCCGTGTCCTGCCCGGGATGGATGCCGCCTTTGTGGATATCGGCCTGGAGCGGGCCGCCTTCCTGCACGCCTCCGACGTGGCGCCAGTGGAGCGCGAGGAGTTGCCCCGGGAAGAGACGGAACGCAACGAGCCCATCCAGCGGCTGCTGCGGGAGGGGCAGGACATCCTGGTGCAGGTGATCAAGGACCCCCTGGGCTCCAAGGGAGCCCGCCTGACCACCTACATCACCGTGCCGTCCCGCTATCTGGTGCTCATGCCCGGCAATACCACCATCGGCATCTCCACCCGCATCGAGGCGGACACCGAGCGGGCGCGGCTCAAGACCACCCTGGAGGCCCTGCAGGCAGAGGTGCAGACCTCCTATGGTTTCATCGTGCGCACCGCGGCTGAAGCCGCCCCCGTGGAGGCCCTGAAGAACGATGTGATCTTCCTGGAAAAACTCTGGCAGACCATCCAGCAATCGGCCCGGGCGGCCAAGGCCGGTTCCGAGGTGTACGCGGACCTGCCGCTCACCCTGCGCATCCTGCGGGACATGGTGGGGGTGGACCTGGAAAAGATCCGCATCGACTCCCGGGAGACCGTGCAGCGGGTGAGCGAGTTCGCCCGGGAATACGTGCCTGAACTGGTGGATCGTATCGAGCATTATCCTGGGGAGCGGCCCATCTTCGATCTCTACAATGTGGAAGAGGAGATCCAGAAGGCCCTGGAGCGCAAGGTGGAGCTCAAGTCCGGTGGGTATCTGATCTTTGATCAGACCGAGGCCATGACCACCATCGACATCAATACCGGCGCCTTCGTGGGTCACCGCAACCTGGAAGAGACCATCTTCAAGACGAATCTGGAGGCGGCCCAGGCCATTGCCCGGCAACTGCGGCTGCGCAACCTGGGGGGCATCATCATTGTCGATTTCATCGACATGACCCAGGATGAGCACAAGCGCCAGGTGCTTCGCTCCCTGGAAAAGGCCATGGAAAAGGACTACGCCAAGAGCCAGATCTGCGACGTCTCGCCCCTGGGTCTGGTGGAGATGACCCGCAAGCGCACCCGCGAGAGCCTGGAACATCAACTGTGCGAACCCTGTCCCACCTGTAGCGGGCGTGGCTATGTAAAGTCCGCCGAGACCGTCTGCTACGAGATGTTCCGCGAGATCCTGCGGGAGGCTCGGCAGTTCGATGCCCGGGAACTGCTGGTGCTGGCTTCCCAGGCGGTGGTGGATCTGTTGCTGGACGAGGAATCCGCCAGCGTGGCGCAACTGCAGGAATTCATCGGCATCCCCATCCGCTTCCAGGTGGAGAGCCTGTACACCCAGGAGCAGTTCGACGTGGTGTTGCTCTGA
- a CDS encoding YhdP family protein — protein sequence MSVRILAIAIRVAVAAIVLLAALILVLRLVVPRLPGLEARLEAELSELAGQPVTVGELDIRWRLASARVSLTDVRVQDPDHPVPLLEVGGLQLDVNLPVTLWRGQLAFGRLLVRDADVHVLRDESGRVQVQGTAPANRDASAAAPADLTELLAGRRLTLKDSRLRWEDRTLGIDYQFDDLNLAVALEANRLRLAGDVFLPAQLGHALQVGMDLRLSPKRDQWRGRAYLQAQDLHVQGLPREASQRLGLESGRLGARLWLTWDQGRVEQVHMELEGRELELAAGEGGEALPAGLDHVAGRLLWVRERAGWQLRGSDIQLERQGLAWPEGGFDLRYREDDEARRLQGRIDYLRLDDMAPLWAHQPVLEKAWREYVSALAPRGTVHQVNLDLHLPHDAPPNLHAHGHFRGLGVSPHGPVPGLRGLEGGFAFTGDEGELWVDSEGLELTLPDLFDQPLWAETARGSIHWKQGPEGVVLSTPDLLLANEDIQARARGGVTLGQQPGMDLVVEFGAGNGARTAHYLPRGIMPEEAHDWVSQAVVDGRVVSGGMLFRGPFAAFPFREDEGRFQVQARIEDGILDYQEGWPRIEALFGELVFENQAMEVRGARGRLFDAQVTDAQVRIDDLQSPRLEIEGGVQGRLTDYLRYVSASPLGDGLDWLPDVQVDGQGQLDLRLDIPLQGREAMDRPDQVEGVLTLQGNRLSMAGQDLALEAIQGQVNFTEQTVQARDVSARFNDVPVTLRVDRFADGALQAQAEGTQSLHALLGEAMPQAVGSRLEGASHWRAQLHMPAGGAPRLELDSDLVGVTSSLPAPFDKPRSSSRPLEVEIPLGEATGPIQARLGGIFRPSSPPVSNPAGPRGNYALAAGLRCCQPRESGWWASWIGWTWMTGGRWPRSWSRPPWRGSGGHSMKWTCRWGG from the coding sequence TTGTCAGTCAGGATCCTTGCCATCGCCATCCGGGTTGCCGTCGCTGCCATCGTCCTGCTGGCCGCGCTGATCCTCGTGCTGCGGCTGGTGGTTCCCCGCTTGCCGGGGCTGGAGGCACGCCTGGAGGCGGAGCTCTCCGAGCTGGCAGGCCAGCCGGTGACGGTGGGGGAACTGGATATCCGCTGGCGCCTGGCCTCCGCCCGGGTCAGCCTCACCGATGTACGTGTTCAGGACCCTGATCACCCGGTACCGCTGCTGGAAGTGGGTGGATTGCAGCTGGATGTGAATCTGCCCGTCACCCTCTGGCGGGGCCAGCTTGCCTTCGGGCGGCTGCTGGTGCGGGATGCCGACGTGCATGTTCTGCGGGATGAATCCGGCCGCGTGCAGGTCCAGGGTACCGCACCTGCGAACAGGGATGCGTCGGCAGCCGCGCCCGCAGACCTCACCGAACTCCTGGCCGGGCGCCGCCTCACCCTCAAGGACAGTCGCTTGCGCTGGGAGGATCGTACCCTGGGCATCGACTACCAGTTCGACGATCTGAATCTTGCCGTGGCCCTGGAGGCAAATCGCCTGCGGCTGGCAGGCGATGTCTTTCTGCCAGCCCAGTTGGGGCATGCCCTCCAGGTGGGCATGGACCTGCGCCTTTCCCCAAAGCGGGATCAATGGCGGGGGCGGGCCTACCTGCAGGCCCAGGATCTTCACGTCCAGGGGCTACCCAGAGAGGCAAGTCAACGCCTGGGGCTGGAGTCGGGCCGACTGGGCGCCCGGTTGTGGCTCACCTGGGACCAGGGCCGGGTGGAACAGGTTCACATGGAGCTGGAGGGGCGTGAACTGGAACTGGCAGCCGGTGAGGGGGGCGAGGCCCTGCCTGCCGGCCTGGATCATGTGGCTGGACGTCTGTTGTGGGTGCGAGAGCGCGCCGGCTGGCAGTTGCGGGGCAGTGACATCCAGTTGGAGCGCCAGGGCCTGGCCTGGCCCGAAGGCGGATTCGATCTGCGATATCGGGAAGACGACGAGGCTCGTCGACTGCAGGGCCGCATCGACTACCTGCGCCTGGACGACATGGCTCCCTTGTGGGCACATCAACCGGTCCTGGAAAAGGCCTGGCGGGAATACGTATCCGCACTGGCCCCCCGAGGCACGGTGCATCAGGTGAACCTGGATCTGCACCTGCCCCACGACGCCCCCCCCAACCTGCACGCCCACGGACATTTTCGCGGGCTTGGGGTATCTCCCCATGGCCCGGTGCCCGGCTTGCGCGGGCTGGAAGGAGGCTTTGCCTTCACAGGGGATGAGGGAGAGCTCTGGGTAGACAGCGAGGGACTGGAATTGACCCTGCCGGATCTGTTCGACCAACCCCTGTGGGCGGAGACTGCCCGGGGCTCGATCCACTGGAAACAAGGCCCGGAAGGGGTAGTGCTGAGCACTCCGGATCTGCTCCTGGCCAACGAGGATATCCAGGCCCGTGCCCGAGGCGGGGTGACCCTGGGCCAGCAGCCGGGCATGGATCTGGTCGTGGAGTTTGGCGCAGGCAACGGCGCCCGCACCGCCCATTATCTGCCGCGAGGCATCATGCCCGAGGAGGCCCATGACTGGGTCAGCCAGGCCGTGGTGGATGGGCGTGTGGTCTCCGGTGGCATGCTGTTCAGGGGGCCCTTCGCGGCCTTTCCCTTCCGGGAGGATGAGGGGCGGTTCCAGGTACAGGCGCGTATCGAGGACGGCATCCTGGACTACCAGGAGGGCTGGCCGCGCATCGAAGCGCTCTTTGGAGAGCTGGTCTTCGAGAATCAGGCCATGGAGGTGCGTGGAGCCCGGGGGCGTTTGTTCGATGCCCAGGTGACCGATGCCCAGGTACGGATCGACGACCTGCAGAGTCCGCGCCTTGAAATCGAAGGCGGGGTTCAGGGTCGGCTCACGGATTATCTTCGTTATGTCTCGGCAAGCCCGCTGGGTGACGGGCTGGACTGGTTGCCCGATGTGCAGGTGGATGGCCAGGGGCAGCTGGATCTGCGCCTGGACATCCCACTGCAGGGGCGCGAGGCCATGGATCGTCCGGATCAGGTGGAGGGTGTCCTCACGCTCCAGGGCAATCGCCTGTCCATGGCGGGGCAGGATCTGGCCCTGGAGGCGATCCAGGGGCAGGTGAATTTCACGGAACAGACCGTCCAGGCCCGGGACGTTTCGGCGCGTTTCAATGACGTCCCCGTCACCCTGAGGGTGGATCGCTTCGCCGACGGCGCACTGCAGGCCCAGGCCGAGGGAACGCAATCGCTTCATGCCCTGCTGGGTGAGGCCATGCCCCAGGCCGTGGGTTCCCGGCTGGAGGGGGCCTCACACTGGCGGGCGCAGCTGCACATGCCGGCGGGTGGGGCGCCCAGACTGGAACTGGATTCGGACCTGGTGGGGGTGACCTCAAGCCTGCCGGCACCCTTTGACAAGCCCCGTTCATCCAGTCGTCCTCTGGAAGTGGAGATCCCCCTGGGGGAGGCCACCGGTCCCATCCAGGCACGCCTTGGGGGGATATTCAGGCCGTCTTCTCCCCCGGTGAGCAACCCGGCGGGACCACGGGGGAATTACGCATTGGCCGCGGGGCTGCGCTGTTGCCAACCGCGGGAGTCCGGGTGGTGGGCCAGCTGGATCGGGTGGACGTGGATGACTGGTGGGCGCTGGCCTCGGAGCTGGAGTCGGCCCCCCTGGAGGGGGTCGGGGGGGCACTCAATGAAGTGGACCTGCAGGTGGGGGGGGTGA
- a CDS encoding AsmA-like C-terminal region-containing protein, with amino-acid sequence MDRVDVDDWWALASELESAPLEGVGGALNEVDLQVGGVMLAGGRETQDMSIHARRESGQWDLQLASPLVLGQVLIPSGADDETPLVVDLDLLDLDQLTPGEEGQALAAQIDPRGLPPLDIRLGTLVTDGRRFRSLTLVTEPTHEGLVIREGRAATAGDQLRGRMQGHWSVDDDGAHHTRLDLELDSDNLGLGLTDLGFDHAFSGGRARAEASLEWPEAPQRFDLAALEGTGEFRVRDGRLVEVEPGAGRLLGLFSLNLLPRRLALDFRDFFQRGFVFDELTGSFRLSEGNVHTPDLRIDGPAARIRIQGRTGLVARDYDQTIVVIPSVRGTLPLAGALLGGPVAGLAVFVFDRVAGVGEYIDEAARVEYRVTGSWSSPHVKGVARGGE; translated from the coding sequence CTGGATCGGGTGGACGTGGATGACTGGTGGGCGCTGGCCTCGGAGCTGGAGTCGGCCCCCCTGGAGGGGGTCGGGGGGGCACTCAATGAAGTGGACCTGCAGGTGGGGGGGGTGATGCTGGCTGGTGGCCGCGAAACCCAGGACATGAGCATCCATGCCCGACGGGAGTCCGGCCAATGGGACCTGCAACTGGCCTCGCCGCTGGTGCTGGGCCAGGTGCTGATCCCTTCGGGGGCCGACGACGAAACGCCCCTGGTGGTGGACCTGGACCTGCTGGATCTGGATCAACTGACCCCGGGCGAGGAAGGGCAGGCGCTGGCTGCCCAGATCGACCCGCGCGGCTTGCCGCCGCTGGATATCCGCCTGGGCACGCTGGTGACGGACGGGCGGCGTTTTCGCTCACTGACCCTGGTGACCGAGCCCACCCACGAGGGCCTGGTGATCCGGGAGGGCCGGGCGGCCACGGCGGGGGATCAGCTGCGGGGACGGATGCAGGGTCACTGGAGCGTGGATGATGACGGGGCCCATCACACCCGGCTGGATCTGGAGCTGGACAGTGACAACCTGGGCCTTGGCCTCACCGACCTGGGCTTTGATCACGCCTTCAGCGGTGGCCGGGCCCGGGCGGAGGCCAGCCTGGAGTGGCCCGAGGCCCCTCAACGCTTCGATCTGGCGGCACTGGAGGGAACCGGCGAGTTCAGGGTCAGGGATGGTCGCCTCGTCGAGGTGGAGCCGGGTGCCGGACGCCTGCTGGGCCTGTTCAGTCTCAACCTGCTGCCGCGACGCCTGGCCCTGGACTTTCGTGACTTTTTCCAGCGGGGCTTTGTCTTCGATGAACTCACCGGCAGCTTCCGTCTGTCCGAGGGTAATGTGCACACCCCGGATCTGCGCATCGACGGCCCTGCCGCTCGCATCCGCATTCAGGGGCGGACCGGACTGGTGGCGCGGGATTACGATCAGACCATCGTCGTGATTCCCAGCGTGCGTGGCACCCTGCCTCTGGCGGGGGCCCTGCTGGGCGGTCCGGTGGCGGGCCTGGCAGTGTTCGTCTTCGATCGGGTGGCCGGCGTGGGCGAGTACATCGACGAGGCTGCCCGGGTGGAATATCGTGTCACCGGCTCCTGGTCCAGCCCCCACGTGAAGGGGGTGGCGCGAGGGGGGGAGTAG